One window from the genome of Pyrus communis chromosome 16, drPyrComm1.1, whole genome shotgun sequence encodes:
- the LOC137719643 gene encoding serine/threonine-protein kinase BSK3-like — MGGQCFKLIPCCWNSQMKAAVLETPDIDNEEKSEVDNLPAFHEFTFEQLKNATSGFAVEYIVSKQGEKAPNIVYKGKLENQKRIAVKRFNRLAWPDAQQFVEEARLVGHLRNHRLVNLLGCCCEGDERLLVAEYMPNETLAKHLFHWDTQPMKWVMRLRVVLHLAQALEYCTSKGRALYHDLNGYRILFDEDGKPRLSTFGLMKNSRDGKSYSTNLAFTPPEYIRTGRVTPESAIYSFGTLLIDLLSGKHIPPSHALDLIRDRNLQMLTDSCLEVQLSNDDGTELARLASRCLQSEPRERPNPKSLVASLTPLQKETEVPSSVLMGIPHGTSWSSLSPLGEACTRRDLTAIHEILESIGYKDDGMTNELSFQMWTDQMQESLDSKKKGDSAFKHKDFRTTIECYSQFIDVGTMVSPTIFARCSLSYLMSDKPQKALNDAMQAQVVSPVWHIACYLQAVALSTLGMDIETQAALKEGTTLESKRSKAVGQK; from the exons ATGGGGGGTCAATGCTTCAAACTCATACCATGTTGCTGGAATTCACAAATGAAGGCAGCGGTTCTCGAAACTCCTGATATTG ATAATGAGGAGAAGAGTGAGGTTGATAACTTACCTGCATTTCATGAATTCACATTTGAGCAACTTAAAAATGCAACATCTGGTTTTGCCGTGGAGTACATTGTGTCTAAGCAAGGAGAGAAGGCTCCAAATATTGTTTATAAAGGGAAACTTGAAAATCAGAAGAGAATTGCTGTTAAGCGCTTCAATAGGTTGGCCTGGCCCGATGCTCAGCAATTTGTG GAGGAAGCAAGATTGGTCGGTCACCTCCGCAACCATAGATTGGTCAATttgcttggttgttgttgtgaagGTGATGAAAGGTTGCTTGTGGCGGAATATATGCCCAATGAAACACTTGCAAAGCATCTTTTTCATT GGGATACACAGCCTATGAAATGGGTAATGCGATTAAGAGTTGTGTTACATCTTGCACAGGCTCTAGAATACTGCACAAGTAAGGGGCGTGCGCTTTATCACGACCTTAATGGTTACAGAATTTTATTTGATGAG GATGGCAAGCCTAGACTATCCACCTTTGGACTGATGAAAAATAGTAGGGATGGGAAGAGTTATAGTACAAATCTGGCATTTACTCCTCCTGAATATATTAGGACTG GGAGAGTAACACCAGAAAGTGCAATATATAGCTTTGGGACTCTCTTGATTGATCTTCTCAGCGGAAAGCATATCCCCCCTAGCCAT GCCCTAGACCTGATTCGAGACAGAAATCTTCAGATGCTGACAGATTCTTGCTTGGAAGTACAGCTTTCTAATGATGATGGTACTGAGTTGGCACGCTTGGCTTCACGATGTTTACAATCTGAACCCCGAGAGCGACCAAATCCAAAGTCATTAGTTGCTTCTTTGACTCCTCTTCAGAAAGAAACTGAG GTTCCTTCTTCTGTTTTGATGGGTATCCCACACGGTACCTCCTGGTCTTCTCTTTCACCACTCGGCGAAGCCTGCACAAGAAGGGATTTGACTGCTATACATGAGATCCTAGAGAGTATCGGCTATAAAGATGATGGAATGACAAATGAG CTCTCGTTCCAAATGTGGACTGACCAAATGCAGGAATCATTAGATTCAAAGAAAAAGGGGGATTCTGCTTTTAAGCACAAGGACTTCAGAACCACGATTGAGTGTTATTCACAG TTCATTGATGTTGGAACGATGGTTTCTCCAACAATTTTTGCCCGGTGTAGTTTGTCTTATCTCATGAGTGACAAGCCTCAGAAAGCTCTAAACGATGCAATGCAAGCACAAGTAGTCTCCCCAGTTTGGCACATTGCGTGTTATCTTCAGGCTGTTGCCCTTTCGACACTTGGAATGGACATTGAAACTCAAGCAGCACTTAAGGAGGGTACTACGCTTGAATCCAAAAGGAGTAAAGCAGTTGGACAAAAGTGA